The Nocardia sp. NBC_00508 nucleotide sequence GACCGTCTCGAAAGACGATGCAGCGCCGGAAAGTTCGGTCAGCAAGGACGATGCGTCCGACTGGCGCGGCATCGCGAACGAGGACAAGGAGGTCACCGAGACCGGAAACCTGGTGCTGGCCGGTCGATCCCGGCGGCTGCTGCTCGACTTGGTCCGGCCCTACCGCAAGCTGGCCGCGCTCGCGCTGGTGCTCATCGTGGTGGACAACATCGCGATGGTGTCGGCGCCGCTGTTCGTCGCGCACGGATTGGACACCGGCATCGTGCGAGGCGTCGAGGGGAACTGGGCGCCGCTCGCCTGGACCGTGGCCGGTTACCTCGGCTCGGTCCTGGTCGGCGTGGCGACCACGTTCTCCTTCTTGCGAGTGTCCGGCAGGCTCAGCCAGAGCGTGCTGTTCGACCTGCGGGTCCGTTCGTTCACACATATGCAGCGCCTCAGCGTCGCCTTCCACGAGAAGTACACCTCGGGCAAGGTGGTCGCCCGGCTCACCGGCGATATCGACACCCTGCAGGACCTGCTGGAGAGCGCGCTCAATCAGGCGCTGAGCGCGATCCTCTCGGTGCTCACCATCGCGGCGCTGCTGATCTACCTGGACCAGACCCTCGCCGCGATCGTGCTGGCCGGTTTCGTCCCCCTGGTGCTGGTCACCCGCTGGGCGCAGCGCAGGCAGCGGGCGGGCTACCGCCGTACCCGTGGCGCGATCGCCAAGGTGGTGGTGCAGTTCGTCGAGTCGATGGGCGGCATGCGGGCGGTACAGGTGTTTCGCCGTGAACAGCGCAACGAGTCGGTGCTCGCGATCGAGGACGCCGAGTTCCGTCAGGCGACCACCGCGGCCATGCGCGGCATGGGCGACTATGCGGGGCTGACCAAACTGCTCGGCAACCTGACCACGGTGACCATCATCGTGGTCGGCGCGTGGCGGGTGATCGAGGGCGATCTCGCGGTCGGCGTGCTCGCGGCCTACCTGCTGTACCTCAACGAGTTCTACGGCCCACTGGACGAACTCGCCCAGGTGTTCAACGCCTACCAGTCCGCGGCTGCGGCGCTGGAGAAGATCTCGGGCGTGCTCGAGGAGGAGCCCTCGGTACCGGAGCCCGCGAAGCCGGTGACGTTGGGCAAGGCGTCGGGCGCGGTGCGGATGGACAAGGTGTGGTTCGGCTACGGGGGCGGATCCGCCGCGGATCCGCGCCCCGTGCTGCCCGAGTTCACCCTGGAGATCCCGGCCGGGCAGGTGATCGCTCTGGTCGGCGCGACCGGTGCGGGCAAATCGACGCTGGCGAAGCTGCTGACGCGGTTCTACGACCCGTCCGGTGGCGGAGTCAGCCTGGACGGCATCGACCTGCGCGAGCTGTCGGACGTCGATCTGCGCCGCAACGTGGTGATGGTCACGCAGGAGTCCTATCTGTTCTCCGGCTCGGTCGCCGACAACATCCGGCTCGGCAGGCCAGCAGCCACCGACGCAGAGGTGTTCGCCGCGGCGCGTGCGGTCGGTCTGTACGACTTCGTGCAGGCGCTGCCCGAGGGCTTCGGCACCGACGTGCGCAAACGCGGCGGCAGGCTCTCCGCGGGGCAGCGGCAGCTGGTCGCGTTCGCGCGGGTGTTCCTGGCCGATCCGGCCGTGATCGTGCTGGACGAGGCCACCTCGAGCTTGGACATCCCGAGCGAGCGGCTGGTGCAGCGGGCGCTGGAGACCGTGCTGCGCGGACGCACGGCGGTGATCATCGCGCACCGGTTGTCCACGGTGGCGATCGCGGATCGGGTGCTGGTGCTCGAATCGGGCCGGATCGTCGAGGACGGCGCCCCGAACGCCCTGATCGCGGGAACGGGCCGGTTCGCCGACCTGCATGCGGCTTGGCGGGAGTCGCTCGTATGACGCGCGAGCTATGCGGGCGAGGGCTTGGTGTCGCTTACGGTAGATACGTGACGACCCAAGCCTCCGACCCCGAGAGCCGCGCCGAGAGCCCCCAGGAATCCCGGTGGCCGGCGATTCTCACCTGGCGCGCCCACGACGCGTCGCGGATGGAGTCGGTGCGGGTGACGCTCAACGGCAATCGCATCCGCGCCGCCGGGCGCATGATCGGCGGCGCGTGCGCGGAACATCCCCCGTTCAGCGCTTCGTATGACCTGGTTACCGACGAGAACGGCGCGACCAAGCGGCTCTCGCTGCGCACCACGACGGCCGCCGGTGAGCGGCACGCCTCGATCGCCCGTGACGAAGAGAGCTACTGGCTCATCGACGCGGGTGGCAACCACGTCCGCTCCACCTTCGCCGGGGCACTCGACGTGGACGTGGTGCTCAGCCCGTTCTTCAACACTCTGCCGATTCGCCGCTACGACCTGCAGCACGCCGTTGAGGACGTGCAGGTCCCGGTGGTCTACGTCCGCTTGCCCGACCTGCTTGTCCAAGAGGCCACACTGATCTACAGCAGCGCGGCCGACGGCATCAGCGTGCTGTCCCCGGTCTCCAGCGCGACCGTCACGGTCGACGCCGACGGCTTCCTGCTGGACTACCCGGGCCTGGCGGAGCGGATCTGACCGAGCTGTTCAACCGAGCCCGGTGAGGACGCCGCCGCGCTTCCCTGCCGAACGCGGGCCCACCGGCCGGGGGTGGTCGCCTGGGCCGGAGAGGAGTTCTGACCATGCTCTTCAGTCGAGTCGGGTGAGGACGCCGCCGCGCTCTCCGGCCGAACGCAAGTCCTCCAGCCAATTGTGGTCACCCGGTCGGACATCGGTGATCTCCCAGCGCCGCGCCGATTCGTAGCGTTGTCGCGCGTCATGCCCCGCTTCGACGAGTTCCGCGAGGGATTGCTCCGCGCGCAGGCTGTCGCGCGCCGCGCCGAGCACCCTGAGCGTGTCGTCCAGAACTTCCAGCAGCGCGGCGGAATTCGGTTCACAGATCGCGCGAACCAGATCCGGTGCGGTGCCCGCGACCCGGGTTCCATCGCGGAACGATCCGGCCGCCAGGCCGAGCGCGAGTTCGCCGCCCGCGGCGCCGGCCGTAGCCAACGCCTCGGCGAGTACATGCGGCAGATGTGAGATGCGGGCCACGGCGCGATCGTGCTCCGCGGCCACGACCGGAACGACCACCGAGCCGCAATCCAGGGCGAGCCGCACCACGCGGCGCCACGGATCGGCGCGGGTTCCCTCGTCCACGCCGACCGCCCACACCGCATCGCGGAACAGGCCGGGATCGGTGGCGGCCCACCCGGATTCGGCGGTGCCCGCCATCGGATGACCGCCGACGAACCGGTCGGCGAGGCCGTGCGCGCGCACGGCCGCCGCGACCGGCGCCTTCACGCTCACCACGTCGGTGAGCGTGCAGTGTGGCGCGAAGGTGGCGATCGCGGAGAGCATGTGCTCCACCGCCGGCATCGGTACCGCGATCACGATCAGCGCGGCGGTTTCCGCGGCGCGTTGCAGTGCGGCGCTCAGGTCTTCGGTGACGTCGAATCCGTCGGTGCGCGCGGCGTGCGCACCCGCCGCGGAGCGGTTGTACCCCCAGCCGTCATAGCCTGCGGCGATGGCCGCGCGCAGCAGCGACCCGCCGATCAGACCCGTCCCCAGGACACATATGGGTGCTTGCTTCGCCGAAGTCACCGGAACAGATTGGCATACGACTTCAACATTTGAGCTCGAGCAGACTACCGTTGCGGCCATGGCAGCACAGCGCTCGGGCACGAACAGGGCGGCGTCGGAAGATTACGACGACGTGGAAGGGTTCGCAGTGGCGGTTGTCCGCGAAGAAGGCAAGTGGCGATGCAGCCCGCTGAGCCGGGAGGCGCTCACCGATTTGTCCGCCGCGGAAAACGAACTCAAGGCTTTGCGCAGCTCCGGTGCGGTATTCGGCCTACTCGACATCGACGACGAGTTCTTCATCGTGCTACGGCCCGCGCCGAGCGGCACGAGGATGCTGGTGTCGGACGCGACTGCCGCGATCGATTACGACATCGCCGCGGACGTCCTGGAGGCGTTGAACGTGGACATCCCCGACATCGACCCGGACGAGCTCGATGACATCGAGCCGTGGGAGGAGGGCGACCTCGGGGTGCTGGCCGATCTCGGCCTGCCCGAACCGGTGCTGAGCGTCATCCTCGCCGAGACCGACCTCTACCCGGACGAGCAACTCGGCATGATCGCCCAGCGGCTCGGCTTCGGCGGCGAACTCTCCGCGGTGCTGGACAAACTGCCGCGCTGACGTGGGAGTTCTCCGGGGCGACCCGATTACATCGGACGCCGACATGATGCGCGTCGCCCTCGATGCCGCGGCCGCGGCCGCGGCCGCGGCCGCGGCCGCGGCCGGAGAGCGTGACGTACCGGTCGGCGCGGTCGTATTCGATTCCACCGGAAGGGAACTGGCACGCGCGGCGAACGCACGCGAAGCGCTCGGTGACCCGACCGCGCATGCGGAGATCCTGGCGCTGCGCCGCGCGGCCGCGGTCCACGGCGCCGGGTGGCGGCTGGAGGGCGCCACCCTCGCCGTCACGCTGGAGCCGTGCACCATGTGCGCGGGGGCCTTGGTGCTCGCCCGGGTCGGCCGGTTGATCTTCGGTGCGTGGGAGCCGAAGACCGGCGCCGTCGGCTCGCTGTGGGACGTGGTCCGAGACCGTCGGCTCAACCACCGTCCGCAGGTGCGCGGGGGCGTGCTCGAGGCGGAGTGCGCGGCGCTGCTCGACCAGTTCTTCCGCGCCCAGCGCTGAGCGCGGCGTCATCGCAGGTCACCAGGCGATTTAGCGTTCTGGCGACGGTCCGGTATGGTTGTCGGCGGTGGCGTGTCCGAGCGGCCTAAGGAGCACGCCTCGAAAGCGTGTGAGGGGTAACCCCCCTCCGAGGGTTCAAATCCCTCCGCCACCGCTTCCGCCCCTCATCTGTTCGCACAGGTGAGGGGCTTTTTCGCTCCGCAGGACCAGTGCGCTACCAGCCGAAGGAGGCACGCGGTGACCGAACTCGACCATCACTACTGGATGAACCGGGCCATCGAGCTCGCGCGCCTGTGTCCGGTGGTGGAGGGCGCGTTCTCGGTGGGCGCGGTGATCGTCGCCGACGGCGCGGAGATCTCGACCGGCTACTCCCGTGAGTCCGACCCGAAAGAGCACGCCGAGGAGGCCGCGCTGGGCAAGCTCGACGCGGCCGACCCCCGGTTGGTGCGCGCCACGCTCTACAGCACGCTGGAACCGTGCTCGGAGCGAGCGACGAAGACCCGCCTGCCGTGCACCGACCGGATACTGCGGGCCGGTATCCCGGTCGTGGTGATCGCATGGCGGGAGCCGTCGACGTTCGTCGTGAATTGCGTCGGTGTGGAAAAGCTCCAGCAGGCAGGCGTCACGGTAATCGAGCTCCCCGAACTGGCGGCCGCGGCGATGTCGATGAACCGGCATCTCGATCTGTCCTAGCGGCTCGGCTCATTCGTTGTAATCCCAGTACTGCAGCCATGTCACCGACGCGAACAGCAGCAGCGTCAGCGCGTAGAGCACGACGATCACCGCGGCTCCGGCGGCGCTGATGCGCAGGCCCGCACCGTCGATCGGATCGAGCCAGCGCCGGAAACGTGCCGCCACCGCGGGTGACAGGACATAGCTCATCAGCCCGACGCTGACGATCTGGCTCAGCCACATCGCCAGCCAGGGCGCCGCTCCGGCCCGGTCCAGTACCGGGCCGAGGAATCGGGACAATGTCATCACGGTCGGATACAGCACAAGCAGCACCAACATGGCGATCTTCCACGTCGGCGTCATTTTGGTCTGGCCGTCGATCGTCCGCATCGTGGACCCGAACGGTGTGGTGTGCGCGTCCACGGTGAAGTCCTCGGTCAGTTTCGAGCGCAACTCCGGCAAGGCGGCGGCGCGATCGTCCGAGCGCATCCAGTCCGTCAGCTGGCTTCCCGTTCGGAACCGGAGCACCGAGAACCAGCGCCCGCCCTCGCCGGAGGGGAAGAGGGCGGCGCCCTCGAATCCCGGAAACGTGGAACTCGCCGCGACAAGTCGCGCTTCGGTCGCCGCGAATTCGGTTTCTTTGCCGCGGGCGACGCTGTGCCGGAATATACCGGTTCCTGGTGGCGGCAATCCTCCTTCGACGATGATCAGATCCGAACTCTTGCGGCGAAACCCGAGGGACTCGCCTTCACTGAGCGAGCGCGCTCGCTCGGAGGAGTCCAGGAAATGGTGCAGCAGTTGTTCGGATCGAAATGTAATGCTGAAACCCGGCTCCAGTTGTGGGTCTTCGCTCACCGCGACGGCGGCGCCCACGAATCCTTCAGCAGTTTCGGCGATTTCGGTCATCCGCGCCAGCCAGGCTCGAAAATCCGCGTCGTCGGCGGGGCGGTGGAAGAGAGTAACCGCGGTCGCGGCGGCGTTCATCGACGGCTCCTAGTGGAGATCGATGCGACGACCCCGCACGTAAACCTCGGCGATCGCAGGCTCGCGGAGACCCATCAGCAGCGCGAACAATGTCTGCTCCCGTGCCAATGCGGGCTCTTCGGACCGGATTCCGTGGGCCAGAGCGCTTTCCAGCGCCGGAACCCGAGCCGGTTCGACAACGACGAAATCGGCTTCCTTGCCGAGGTCGAAATTGCCGAATCGACTTTCCATGTCCAGCGCCCGGGCGCCCGCCAGCGTGCCGGTGAACAGCATTTCCGCCGGGTGCATCGACACCGCGTCCCCACCCGGTTCGGAGATGTGCACCTTGAACGCGGCCGACAGTACCTGCGGAATCAGCCATTCGTCGCCGCCGCCGAAATCCGTGCCCGCGGCCACGGTGACGCCCGAGGCGATCGTCCGTTTCCACGGCATCGTGCCGGAGCCGAGGAACTGCTGAGAAACCGGGCAGTGCGCGATCGACGTGCCGGTCTCGGCCATCCGCCGCAGTTCGACGTCCTGGCAGTGCACACAGTGGGCGAGGATGCTGCGTCTGCCGAGCATGCTCTTGCCGCCCTCGGCCGACCCGGGCAGGAACTTCCCGTCGTAGGTGTCCAGGTAGGTGGCCACGTCGTATGCCTGCTTGGTGGTGTCCACTTCCCCGGTTCCCGCACGGTTGTTCTCGTTGAGATGGCTGTGGAAGTACACACCGCGATTGCGCACCGAATCGTATAGTTCACCAAGGTTTTTCAGCGTCTCGCGAGTGACCGCCAGCGAGAAGCGCGGGACGACCGCCACATGCAGAAGTGCCGTGTCGACATCGCCGGTGTCGGCGGCATGCCATTTGTCGATTTCCTCGCTCGTCAGCCGGATGGCGTCGTCCTCGGTGGTGATCAGCGGTGCCGCCGGTTGTTCCCCGGTCGTTTGGATACCGCGGCCGCCGACCATTCGTAGACCGCGCCGCTGGGTCTCGGCGAACAGCGCGTCCTGCGCGTGCGGAAAGGCCGATCCGAAGACCATCGCTGCCGTGGTGCCCGCCGCGATGCGTCGCTCGCAGAATTCGACGGCGGCCGATTGTGCGAATTCCGGTTCGGCGTAACGAGATTCCGCGGGGTACATGCACAGCTCGAGCCATTCCAGCAGTTGACCGCCACCGTACGCGTCGCCCGCGAAGGTCTGTGGAAAATGAATGTGGGTGTCGACGAATCCTGGAAGAAGGAATCCAGGGCGGTGGTCGAACACTTTTTCGGCGTGGTAGTCGGCCGGAATATCGGCTCTGCTTCCGCAGTACGCGATGCGACCGCCGTCGTCGATTACCAGTGCTCCGTCCGGCACGGCGACCAGCGCGTCGTTCACATCGCCGATAGCAGGACTACCGGCGATGTGGAAAATGTGCCCCAAGTGGACTTGGCTCACCCATCGAGGAGAACACAAACCAACCCGGCATGGCAGCGGATCGAACGAAATGTAGTCAGACGCCGCGGGAGAACAACGTCACCGGCGGTGGCATGCGATAGCCGGCTAGCTTGATGAATCGAGCGCTCAGCCCGCGCTGCTTCTCTTCCAGGGGACCCGCTCCGACGGTGTTCATCATCCGGTTGATCACGTTGAAGCAGGTTCCCACCCAGACCGCCTCCTCGAACGCCTCCGCCGAGACCCCCGCCAGACGAACCAGCGCGGCGTCCTCGGGCGTCAGCCCGTCCGGGTCGCGGGCCATTTTCCTGAGGAAGGCGAGCATGGCGCGCGCTTCGGGGCGTATCGGGGACTCGGGGCCGTCGGCCAAGGCGAGGGTCACTACGGCGGCATCGACGTACGCGCCGGCGATGGCCTCATGCGAGGTCGCACAGAACGGGCACTCGTTGGCCTGTGAGGTCTGCGTCGCGAAGATCTCGCGTTCGGCGACGGTCCAGTACGACGGTCCGCGCATCGCGTCCTGGATCAGATCCGACAGCGGCGAACCGAAGAACCGATGCCGGTAGAACAGCACCTTCAGCACCGCGGGCACCTCGACCCCGCTGAATCGCCGCATCGTCCACAGCACGAACTTGGTCGGCCGGTCGTGCCCGGATTTCACTGCCTCCAGCCACATTTCAGCGTCCCTCCCATGCCTGCCGAGCCGCGCGGTAGCGGCGATCGGCCGCGCCGTAGGCGGCGGCCGCGGCGGCCTCGAAGATCTCGTCGTCGCTGTGCCCGGCCGCCTTCAGCGCCGTGACGTCCTGCTCGGTGACCCGGTAGGACCGGTTCGCCACCAGTTCGGCGAAGGCGGTGAGCTCCGGCGCGGCGGCTTCGGCCGACACTGCCGTGCCCGCGGCATTGGCCCGCAGCACCCCGCGGACCTCGCTTGACAGCCGCCCCGGCGCGGACTCGATGTGCTCGCCGAAACGCCGCCACTTCTCACTCATCGGGCCTCCCATGGAACCATTCTGGCCGATCGGTGGCGTGTTCGCGCGATCGGCGGCTGCCTCTGCCTTCGCTCGGCCCGGCGCGGGCTGCAGACGGACTTCGTCCGGCGGCGTCTTTTTCTGCGGCTGCCTCTGCCTTCGCTCTGGACTCCGCCCTGCACCCGTTACCGCAGGCGGGCAACGTAACTCGCTATCGGTGGTCGTTCTTCCGCAGGACGACGGTGTGGCGGTCGAGGTCGACGCCGACCAGCGGCGGAGCGCCTTGGTCTCGCTCGTCACGCAGCATGGACACCGATTCGCGGTGGTCGAGTTCCATGCGCTTGGTGGCGTAGAACAGTGCGGTGAACTCGTCGGTGAATGTGCCGGAGAGGGGGGTGCGGCGGCCCCTGCGGCGTTTGTTCACGGTCAGTTCGTAGACCGCCACGAGCACGAGGAGGATCACCCAGCCGGGAATCGACCACTGCAACACCGATGCCATGTATGCCGACGGTACCAGCGGGCCTGCGGGGTGTCGGGTGCCGGAATCTCGGCTCGGGACGGATATTCGGTGCGATCGGGGGTATACGCCGGATACGGAAGTGCGGGAAGGACGTGACGCCACATGCGCCGTCGGACAGTCCGCGTGGGAATGATGCGCGAGAGAACCATGAGAATCGGAAGTGTCATCGTCTTGGTCTGGTTGCTGATCGGCGTGGTCGCCGCGGCACAACGCAACTATTTCGACAGTGGCCCAGTGAATTGCGCTGGTTTCGGCACCATCGCCGTCACGGTCATCGCCGGTCCGCTCAACTACATGGGCGTGAACCCGAAGATCGAGGATTGCAATGTGCCGCAACCCAGCCCGTAGTTCAGCCGGGTGACGAATGTTGGCACGGGAGGATGCCCGCCCGGCCATCGAGCGCTCGGTCGTGGAAGCCGTCGAGGCTCGGCCTCGATTCCGCTATTCGGCGCGGCGTCGTCACGACATGCCGGGGCAACGCGGTTGAAGACGTGCCGCGAGTGAATGTGAACTGAATATTTGCTAGATATGTGCAAATGGCTTCTGGCCATTAGTTTGGAACGATAGCTGTCGGATATTCCGGGTATCCCCTCTCGGGGAGCACGGAAGGAACCGATGAGATGCGTGACCAGGAACGTCGAACGCAGGCCAGGCGCGGAACAGGCTCCCGACTTCTCGGGTTCCTGCTGCTGATCTGGCTGGCCGTCGGGTTGCTCGCAGCCGCTCAGCGGCACAATTTCGACAGCGGGCCCCCAGTCGACTGTGCCGGATGGGGCACGATCGCCGTAACGGCACTGGCCGGACCGCTCAATTACGTCGGTGTGAATCCAAGGGTCGGCGCCTGCGAGCTTCCGGAGCCGAGCCGGTAGTCGCCACGGCTCGCCGCGTTGACCCCACCGATCAGATCGGACGCATCGGCTCCAGGCGACGTCGGCCCGTATTCCGCCTGTGGTCGACCTGCGGACTTGGACCGGGAACGAACTCGGCCCCGCTCCCCGAGGTCCGGGGTGCGGGGCCGAGCGAACAGTCGTCGGATCAGCTGACGCCGACCGGCACCTTGGCCGTCTCGGCCGAACGTCGCTGCAGCTCACGCAGCTTCGCGCCTTCGACGTCGATGTCGGGCAGGATCCGGTCGAGCCACTTCGGCATCCACCACGACCACTTGCCCATCAGCACCAGCAGCGACGGGATCAGCACCATGCGGACGATGAACGCGTCCAGCAGCACGCCCGCCGCGAGCGCGAAGCCGAACGACTTCGCCGTGACGTCGCTTTCCATCAGGAACGAACCGAACACCGAGATCATGATGATCGCCGCCGAGGTGACCACGCGCGCGCCGTGGTGGTAGCCGGAGACCACCGCTTCCTTGGCCGACTTGCCGCGCACGAACTCCTCGCGCATCCGGGTCACCAGGAAGACCTGGTAGTCCATCGCAAGGCCGAACACCAGTCCGATCAGCATGATCGGCAGGAAGCTGACCAGCGGATGCGGATCCTCGATCAGGCCGAGCTTGCCTTCCTGGAAGATCAGCACGGTCGCACCGAAGGTCGCGCCCATCGAGAGCAGGAACCCGAGCGCCGCGGTGAGCGGCACCAGGATCGACCGGAACACCAGGATCAGCAGGACGAACGCCGCGCCCGCCACGATCGCCAGGTAGGGCACGATCTTGCTGAGCAGCACGTGGTCCACGTCGGCGTAGATCGCCGTAGTGCCGGTGATGCCGTATTCGATGCCGAACTCGGCGTTCAGCTGGCCTTCGGCCTCCCTGGCGTCGCGCACCAGGTCCTTGGTCGCCTGGTTGTTCGGCCCGGACTTGGGCACGCCGTCCAGCAGCACACCCTCTTGGTCCTGACTCCACTGCGGCTCGGTCACGTAATCCATGTCGGGGTAGGACGTGAGCTTGTCGCGCAGCGCCTTGACCGCCGCCTCGCGGTTGTCGGCGGGCACGCCGCTGAGGTCCGCGGCCACGTTCAGCACGCCGTTGCTGCCCTCGCCGAAACCTTCGGTGCGCAGCTCGTAGGCCTTACGGATGGTGGAGGTCTTCGGCATGCTGTCGTCGCCGGGCAGGCCGAGGTTCAGGCCTGCGGCGGGAGCGGCGAGCGCGCCGAGCACCACGACGCTCAGGATCAGCGCGACCCAGGGCGCCCGGCC carries:
- a CDS encoding ABC transporter ATP-binding protein; its protein translation is MSTETTVSKDDAAPESSVSKDDASDWRGIANEDKEVTETGNLVLAGRSRRLLLDLVRPYRKLAALALVLIVVDNIAMVSAPLFVAHGLDTGIVRGVEGNWAPLAWTVAGYLGSVLVGVATTFSFLRVSGRLSQSVLFDLRVRSFTHMQRLSVAFHEKYTSGKVVARLTGDIDTLQDLLESALNQALSAILSVLTIAALLIYLDQTLAAIVLAGFVPLVLVTRWAQRRQRAGYRRTRGAIAKVVVQFVESMGGMRAVQVFRREQRNESVLAIEDAEFRQATTAAMRGMGDYAGLTKLLGNLTTVTIIVVGAWRVIEGDLAVGVLAAYLLYLNEFYGPLDELAQVFNAYQSAAAALEKISGVLEEEPSVPEPAKPVTLGKASGAVRMDKVWFGYGGGSAADPRPVLPEFTLEIPAGQVIALVGATGAGKSTLAKLLTRFYDPSGGGVSLDGIDLRELSDVDLRRNVVMVTQESYLFSGSVADNIRLGRPAATDAEVFAAARAVGLYDFVQALPEGFGTDVRKRGGRLSAGQRQLVAFARVFLADPAVIVLDEATSSLDIPSERLVQRALETVLRGRTAVIIAHRLSTVAIADRVLVLESGRIVEDGAPNALIAGTGRFADLHAAWRESLV
- a CDS encoding putative glycolipid-binding domain-containing protein, which translates into the protein MESVRVTLNGNRIRAAGRMIGGACAEHPPFSASYDLVTDENGATKRLSLRTTTAAGERHASIARDEESYWLIDAGGNHVRSTFAGALDVDVVLSPFFNTLPIRRYDLQHAVEDVQVPVVYVRLPDLLVQEATLIYSSAADGISVLSPVSSATVTVDADGFLLDYPGLAERI
- a CDS encoding prephenate dehydrogenase, translating into MAATVVCSSSNVEVVCQSVPVTSAKQAPICVLGTGLIGGSLLRAAIAAGYDGWGYNRSAAGAHAARTDGFDVTEDLSAALQRAAETAALIVIAVPMPAVEHMLSAIATFAPHCTLTDVVSVKAPVAAAVRAHGLADRFVGGHPMAGTAESGWAATDPGLFRDAVWAVGVDEGTRADPWRRVVRLALDCGSVVVPVVAAEHDRAVARISHLPHVLAEALATAGAAGGELALGLAAGSFRDGTRVAGTAPDLVRAICEPNSAALLEVLDDTLRVLGAARDSLRAEQSLAELVEAGHDARQRYESARRWEITDVRPGDHNWLEDLRSAGERGGVLTRLD
- a CDS encoding tRNA adenosine deaminase-associated protein; translated protein: MAAQRSGTNRAASEDYDDVEGFAVAVVREEGKWRCSPLSREALTDLSAAENELKALRSSGAVFGLLDIDDEFFIVLRPAPSGTRMLVSDATAAIDYDIAADVLEALNVDIPDIDPDELDDIEPWEEGDLGVLADLGLPEPVLSVILAETDLYPDEQLGMIAQRLGFGGELSAVLDKLPR
- a CDS encoding nucleoside deaminase; this encodes MMRVALDAAAAAAAAAAAAAGERDVPVGAVVFDSTGRELARAANAREALGDPTAHAEILALRRAAAVHGAGWRLEGATLAVTLEPCTMCAGALVLARVGRLIFGAWEPKTGAVGSLWDVVRDRRLNHRPQVRGGVLEAECAALLDQFFRAQR
- a CDS encoding deaminase produces the protein MTELDHHYWMNRAIELARLCPVVEGAFSVGAVIVADGAEISTGYSRESDPKEHAEEAALGKLDAADPRLVRATLYSTLEPCSERATKTRLPCTDRILRAGIPVVVIAWREPSTFVVNCVGVEKLQQAGVTVIELPELAAAAMSMNRHLDLS
- a CDS encoding antibiotic biosynthesis monooxygenase, coding for MNAAATAVTLFHRPADDADFRAWLARMTEIAETAEGFVGAAVAVSEDPQLEPGFSITFRSEQLLHHFLDSSERARSLSEGESLGFRRKSSDLIIVEGGLPPPGTGIFRHSVARGKETEFAATEARLVAASSTFPGFEGAALFPSGEGGRWFSVLRFRTGSQLTDWMRSDDRAAALPELRSKLTEDFTVDAHTTPFGSTMRTIDGQTKMTPTWKIAMLVLLVLYPTVMTLSRFLGPVLDRAGAAPWLAMWLSQIVSVGLMSYVLSPAVAARFRRWLDPIDGAGLRISAAGAAVIVVLYALTLLLFASVTWLQYWDYNE
- a CDS encoding amidohydrolase family protein, whose translation is MSQVHLGHIFHIAGSPAIGDVNDALVAVPDGALVIDDGGRIAYCGSRADIPADYHAEKVFDHRPGFLLPGFVDTHIHFPQTFAGDAYGGGQLLEWLELCMYPAESRYAEPEFAQSAAVEFCERRIAAGTTAAMVFGSAFPHAQDALFAETQRRGLRMVGGRGIQTTGEQPAAPLITTEDDAIRLTSEEIDKWHAADTGDVDTALLHVAVVPRFSLAVTRETLKNLGELYDSVRNRGVYFHSHLNENNRAGTGEVDTTKQAYDVATYLDTYDGKFLPGSAEGGKSMLGRRSILAHCVHCQDVELRRMAETGTSIAHCPVSQQFLGSGTMPWKRTIASGVTVAAGTDFGGGDEWLIPQVLSAAFKVHISEPGGDAVSMHPAEMLFTGTLAGARALDMESRFGNFDLGKEADFVVVEPARVPALESALAHGIRSEEPALAREQTLFALLMGLREPAIAEVYVRGRRIDLH
- a CDS encoding carboxymuconolactone decarboxylase family protein — encoded protein: MWLEAVKSGHDRPTKFVLWTMRRFSGVEVPAVLKVLFYRHRFFGSPLSDLIQDAMRGPSYWTVAEREIFATQTSQANECPFCATSHEAIAGAYVDAAVVTLALADGPESPIRPEARAMLAFLRKMARDPDGLTPEDAALVRLAGVSAEAFEEAVWVGTCFNVINRMMNTVGAGPLEEKQRGLSARFIKLAGYRMPPPVTLFSRGV
- a CDS encoding DUF6191 domain-containing protein; this translates as MASVLQWSIPGWVILLVLVAVYELTVNKRRRGRRTPLSGTFTDEFTALFYATKRMELDHRESVSMLRDERDQGAPPLVGVDLDRHTVVLRKNDHR